The Lathyrus oleraceus cultivar Zhongwan6 chromosome 5, CAAS_Psat_ZW6_1.0, whole genome shotgun sequence genome includes the window TGTTAGTGCCAATCACATAGTATGGGTTTTGAGTTGTGTTAGTACCATTTCAGATTCCTAATAGGAATGCGTTTACTTTTTCCCTACATATACAACCCCATTTAGTTATTAATAGAAAGAGGCAGCTTATAATTAGATTATAAAAGCTTTATAATTAATCAACTTTGGCATATTTAAGCAAAAGTTACAAATAGTGACATCATGCATAAATTAGCAAAagttttataaaaatatttttttaacacAAATATAAAATTGTAGTTTGTATTGATTATAAAAATTTATATTATTAACTAATTAtttcaaatatatttttattaaccAAATTATGCATAAACTAACTTTACTATAATATTCGATTCCAAACCCGAATAAAAAAAAAGGAGTTGTGTTAGGTAGATCACAACCAAAGTAATTTTTTTTCCAGACATTGATCAAATATATAATGGCCTGAATGATAGGTCGTTTCTCGGAAACAACACGTTGTATGGTTCGAGTACAATGTCAAATAAATAAAGAACGTATATTGTCATTTTGATGAAGTAAAATATGAGAGTAGAATTCTTTTTGGAACATAGAATATAGGCACACTTACTGGAAAATCTATGGAAATAGTAGACACTATGGTTAGAAGGAAGATCAATTTCATATGTCTATAAAGAAACTTAGTTGACAAATGAAAAGACAAAAGAATTAGATAGTTTGGAATTTAAACGACAAAGTTAGATCAAAGAATGGGGTGGGGATTATTGTAGACAATCAATGGAATAAGGATATTATGGATGTAATAAGAGTGTGATATTCAATCATAGCGCTAAAACTTGTAGTGAAACAAAACATATTTAAGCAATTCACTTTAAAGTATAGTTTTGGAATAATTTAGAAGGTTTATTTCAAAATATACAACAAAGAGAGTTTTTTTTTTTAGGAAATCTATATGGACATGTAGGGAGCATAACAAGAGGTTTTGAAGGCATTCATGGGTATGGTCTCGGAGAGGCAAATGTGAAAGGTAAATTCATCATAAATTTTTCATCGAGTTTTGATCTTACTATAACTAATACATGCTATAAAAAAAAAGACGGGCTTTTTAACATATTTAAGAGTGGGATGACATGTTCTCACATTGAGAGAAGATGTTATCCCAACGTAGAGTATTGGTTATGAATTTAAGAGTCAATAGGAGAGCGAAGAGAGGAAGCGACACGGGAGCTCCACATATTAAGTGGTGATATTTGAAAGATGAAAAATAAAAGAGTTTCCAACACAATATCTTAAAGGGGTTTCAAACAAGCACAAGGAAGTGGAAATGATATTTAAAATAAGATGGTACAAGAGATTGAAAAAGTAGTTAAAGAGACGTTGGAAGAATCAAGAAGATTTGGATCTATGGGTTAAATAATCATGGTGGTGGAACCTAAGAGTTTAGAATAAATTTAAACTAAAAAATGAATGTTTTAAAGAATAGTCTAGGTGTAAAAGTATAAGTTTTGGAAAAAGTATAATAAAGTTAAGAAAGAGAGTAAGAAAGTAGTGAGTTAAGCAAGAACTCAAACTTTTGGAAGATTATACCATTTTTTAAGAATCAAGGATGGAGAAAATCTATATAGAATTGCTAAGGGAAGAGAAATAAAGATAGGagatttggatcaagggaagtgTGTTAAAGATGAAGAAGGAAAAATTTGAGTTCAGCAAAATGATATAAAGCATAAGTGAGAGAAGTATTTCTATATTTTATTTAATGAATGATGTGATATCTCGCCGAACTCAAACATGCTTGACATTACAAAGGAGGGTCAAAACTATAACTAATATCGTCGGATTCAAAAACACGAGgtaaaaaaaatcattaaaaagGATGAGTAAAATAAAGGTGGTTGGACAAAAAACATACCTAATGAAGTATGGATAACTCTTTAAGATAAAGGCGTTAAAAGGGTCACCAAACTATAAGGTTAAAGAAAAAGTCGGATGAATGGAGAATATCACTTTAGTTCTAATCTATAAGAACAAAAGGGTATACAATATTATTCAAATTATAGGGGGATTAAACTATAAGTCATACCATGAAGTTATGGGAAAACGTGATTGAACAAATATTAAGAAAATATATTGCTGTCAACATAAAAGTGTAAGTATTTTTATCGTCTCCACAAGGACTGGCCGTGTTTCAAAGATCGTTAAGTAGTTTCTATGATTTTAAGGATGGTGTATCAAATGTTATTCGTTTTTGAATTATGAAATAATAgaaagtaaaatgaaagaaaataaaTTGAACTTTAGTCTTAATAGTTTAGAAAACTTGTTGGGGTTATATTTCGTCGATTTATCCTCATATGTTATCATTGATCAGTAGTATGCAATTCTAATCATCTATTAATATTATCTTCCACCATTCTATATCGTAACTCATGTCTGATTCGATAACATGATATCGACTTTATTGCTTAATGGACAATCTCTCAATCTATTAACCAATACAATAGTATTAAGCTTCGATGGTTCATACAGACACTAAATCTAAATATATGTCTAGAGCTTAACTTATCTAATACACGAAAAACTTGGATCTAGTAATGACTAGTACCTTTCAAATATCAAGTAAAACCATGAAAACATGTTTAAGGTGACTAATCTAAAACAAGCATTACGAACGAATAATTCGTCAATATTAAAGCATAATAAGAATTACATAGAACACCATGATCGTGATCAATGCATGATTCTACGGACGACTACATCTAACCCCAACAAAAGAGAAATTAGTTACACTTACTCAATGTAGCTTTACAATTTATACCTAGAAGAAAGAAGTTGAAAAGCGTCTGTTGTCAATTCCTCCGACAACGCTTGTGTCCTCAATCTTCCTCTCCTTTTCTCCCCTGTTGTGTTTCTAGTGAAGAATAAATTTCTGTCAATATGTACTAAAAAAACTACCACAAGTTCTCTCGATGCATTGACTGACACTCCTATTTATAAGGTTCTGATATGGCATTCTTTCTAAGCAAGGCTTATAGCTCGGTTAGCGCGCCTATTTTTCTCCTCTAAGTTTTGCCAACTCAATGCAAGTTGCTTTTTCCACCTTTCCTCGCTTAGCATGTAGCCCAAGCTTGCTTAGCGAGCAAACCCTTACTTCATATGAAGTAACTTAGCCTAGAAGTCATGAACCTCCATACCTCGCTTAGAGTTTTGATCTTGCACTAAACACGTTTTGTTGCTTAGCCTTAAATTTTCTTGGCTATGAATTATATTTTTGTTGTCATAGCTCGCTTAGCGAGATCCTATTCTTTGCTTAGCGAGCTTTTGTTGTTGAAAGGTACTTTTTCACTGGTTTTGGTGTTTTTACACAGTTAAAAAGTTCAAATAGAAGTTTTATGGTGATTTACTGATAAATCAGGAGTTTTTTTGTTGACTACTTGTAAAAGAAGTTAATAAGTGCTTAGGTACGTTATGTTACGCCATCATGTACGATAACATCTACTCATTCTGTTTTGATTGTGTCGAGCAAGTGTGTCATGTTTTATTCATGCTTTGATTCTATTACAATGAGCGTTTTTGCTTTAGCAGTTTGCTGGCTGATTTTCTTTTGTTCATGTGCGATATTTTGATTCCATTTTCCTTGCATTTAACTCATACTTGTACACGTTAGTAGTGGTTCAACATAGCTTCAATTTGTGTTGGCTTCCTCTACTTTGTGTTTTGTCACGCGACATTACTTCCATTATAATATAATTAATTGCAATGATTTTGATTGGGATGAACGCACTTCACGATAGCAGCTTGATATTCGATTTGTATTGACATGCAACATTTTTATTTTGTTACATTTAAGTATAATTTAAATTTTGTGTTGGCAGTTGTGTATTGCATGTCCGCCTGTTACATGAAATCAATTCAAGTCCTCGTGTTACGCTGATTTAACACGTACACCTATGTGTTTGTTTACTTTCTGATTCGATTGTGATGAATGTGTGATGGCTTTAATTGTATTGTATGTGTTTAGACTATACATTTATGTTGTTGCGTGCTTGTGTGCGGCATTGTGTTTCTTACTATATGTGGCATTAAATTACGCCCTTACGTTAGAGTTTGCGCCCTGCGCTAGAATTCACGCCATTGCATTACAATTTGCGACCTCGCGATAGAACACGCGACATTGCGTCACAATTCTCGCCTTTCAATTATTTTCCATCAATTCATAAATCATTTTCAAACTAACGCGAATAAAAtacttgatcaacatcaagttcCTTTTCCTCTTACTCGACtaaaaatatttttctcaatTAAACCGGATGAAAAATGAGTTATTGGGAATAAGCCTCCCTTTCCCCTGAGAGTTTAGACACTGGTTGTAGAGTTCGTTGTTCAAATACTTGTCTTCCGTATCAAAATACAATAATTAACCGAATTTGTTTCGTTCTTTCATAGAAGAAAAAGGATAAATTGGGTGCATTCCTCTTTCTTCCTCGAGTATTTGGATACTGGCTGTAGAGCTCGTCGTGTGAATATTCGTCTTATGTCAAAGAACCATTATTTAGTTTGCCTCACATCTTTTACAATAAACTTGGATGAAAAGGGATTAATTGGCTTAAGCCTCTTTCTTCTCAAAGTACTCGGATACCGACTGTAGAGCTCGTTGTGTGAGTACTCGTCTTCCATCTAAAAATAATCCAATaaatcaaactttttttcacCGTAGTGTGATgtcaaaaccttttcataaacgaaatCAGAGGCCTCTGTAAATGTTCCCTCATTACTACTAGTGTTCGTAGCAAGAACACAATCATAAATATCTCCAAAGATTTCCTAAATTTCAAGAACACAATCATAGAAAGCACACAATTATGGttcttcaaccttgatcaagTTCAAGTCACGCTAAAATATTAACCTTTCCACTTGCATCCACTTGCTTCCTACCACCATTTTCTTCTCAAGTAATCTAGCGAGCAAACAATTATGGTTCTTCAATAATATTTAACTCCACCTTCTTTCGAATGCCTCCTTGGAGGTACATGTTTATGAGTTTTGCAACCCTTCAACCACATTCAAAGTATATCTACCAAGGCTAGCATAATTGTATTTTTGATAAGGTACAATCTCTTTCCTAACCTTATCATGATTCAATTTGAAATCAGACGTCTCTGCAAATGTTCTCTAACTACTACTAGTATTCGTACCAAGAGCCTCCACCTCCAATTGATTCTTCTCCGTCATAGTTTCTAAAATCTTCATCTCTAGGTCTTTACTCTTTCTCCTCTTACAAGACTCACTGAAAGTAATAAATTTGCAAACGATCAACTTTGATCCTCTTAGATTTCAATTCCCTCTACTCATAACCCTTATCACCTCATGGATAACTATATGCAATTCACAACCTTACCATCAAACTTGATTTGATCAATAATCAAGGTTTTGGCAACCTTAAAAATATAATAGTCTACAAGTTTCATATCCTAACCACATCTTCCGACGAGATAAACTGCTTTGATATCAACCTTGCCTCGAAAACTCTATTGACAACTCAACTCTCATATacatttttatcccttttctcTGGAAAAACTTATTAATTACTCTAAAACAATCTTAAATCATCTACGATGTCTTGACTTCAAATCTTGTAGTTTGTTCATATACATCAAACTAGATTCAACATCAAATAACACAAGCATATATTTAAAAGTGAAAGCCAATTAAATAAATGAGCACAAGTTTTTATTATCCAAGAAGTTATTTACACACTTCCTTTGATCTTAATTTACATGATGATACAAAATACATCACATATTTGTTTGTTCAttaaaaagaacaaaaaaaaaacagaaaagGGTTTATCTTCTTAGTCTACAAATTACAATCCAATCCAATTCTTGATACTAATTCCATAGAAATTAGCTAGGAAAAATAAAAGCTTTGAACTCCATTTATCGAAGCTTCTGTTGTCTTGCAATGAATTCTTCCACAGTGCGACGAAATTCATCATTGCTCATTCCATCTTCAGGATATAAACTCGATTTCTTCACCATCTTTTTCTTCTCTTTATCAACTTCAATGCTTCTCATCTTTCTTTTTTCATTCTCACTCTCACACCTTTGCAGCACTTTCTGATCCTTCTCATTATCACTATCCACACCCCTCACCAACTCAATTTCCGATTGACACCTCCTATATTCCTTCACTTCCAAATCCATCTCTGTTTTCATCCCCTGTTCATCACTTTTCTTAACATCTTTCTCAGAGATTTTCACCATGCTTTCGTCTATTATTCGACGACCCTTTACGTTACTCTCCACTTTCACACTCGATTTTCTCTGATCAGAACCTTGGATTCTCTGATACATGTTGCTATTCTGGAGAAACTCGAGATACATATCATGTTCCGAACTTTTTCTCTTTGAAGAATCATTTGAGAAAATACCAGATTGAGCAAAGAGCGTGATAATAATAACATTCCCAATCAGAAAAACAAGTCCAGGACTAACCTCGAACCCTCGAAAATACTCGCTTGAACTCTTCAAAGCCAATGGTAGTTGTTGAAACGAAAGCCTTGAAATCAAAACCAACACAACACACATCTCAACATACCTCAACAAATCCGTAATCTTTCGAAGCTGACTATGTTTCTGAACTTTGTTGGATTTCACTGCTTTGTGCTTGTGCAAAACGACTGAACCCATTTTTCTTAATGGAACAGAACAAAACAGAACAGGCTCTGTTTTTTGTGTTACTCTGTTCTGTTTTTTAGATAAAAGGAACTGAGAATTTGTGCTGGTAAACAATGTATATGAAAGCAGATTCTAGAGAAACTGCAATGGTGTTTGGGATTAGAAGCATGGAATTGAGTAAAACTGTTTGATATAAAAAAATTGAAGTGTGAGTTAGAATCTGAAAACAGAGTATCTCTGTTTTTTGTTCTGTATTATGTTTGAGGTTTGGTTATATTTTTCGGAAATGAGTGGTGATGTTTTGGTCTAATTTATAGATATGAAAGAAAAGCATGAGAAAAATAAGTGTTTGTAAAACAATTTATTTAGAAACACGAATCTAGTTCCTTTTACTTTTTCTTGGTATTctatttcttttttctttctttcttttctgtTTAAATAATgccttttcttttccttttaaataatgctttttctttttcttattttatttgaaaattcAACCCACTCCCTCCTATTTTTAATacatattttaaataattttttatacTTATTGTTTATATTTAATTTGGCATACATGAATCACTTAGTTATCATAAAATGTTTAAGTACATTTCTATAATTTTAGATTACAACTAAAGACAATCAAATATATAAAACTATAACCACTCATACCTCCTATCTTTATCTCTCtaaaattatattaataataattaaaataaattaataattaataaaaataatttgataaaattattattctctctttcatttattatatatttttaatcggtataaaaatatcaaatataacaTTTATTTTAAAACTGAAATAACATTCAAAATTTTACCTATTCTTTTAGGTTCCAAAATCTGTTTGCCTTTCTGTCATCCATATAATCTTATGTACattaaattattttataaatatcAATACTTTACcatgcataaataaataaataaac containing:
- the LOC127084650 gene encoding uncharacterized protein LOC127084650, whose amino-acid sequence is MGSVVLHKHKAVKSNKVQKHSQLRKITDLLRYVEMCVVLVLISRLSFQQLPLALKSSSEYFRGFEVSPGLVFLIGNVIIITLFAQSGIFSNDSSKRKSSEHDMYLEFLQNSNMYQRIQGSDQRKSSVKVESNVKGRRIIDESMVKISEKDVKKSDEQGMKTEMDLEVKEYRRCQSEIELVRGVDSDNEKDQKVLQRCESENEKRKMRSIEVDKEKKKMVKKSSLYPEDGMSNDEFRRTVEEFIARQQKLR